In Terriglobus aquaticus, the genomic window AGGGTGCTGTACGCGCTGGAAAGCCTGCAGCAGGTATGGAAAGCCTTTGCGCAGACTGACACCGCCGACAAACACCACCTGAAACGTATCGGCTTGCGGTTCGCTCACCGGCTGGAAGCGATCCAACCGCACCCCGTATGGAATGCAATGGAGCTTCTCGCGCGGAACCCCCATCTCCACGAACGATTCGAGGGCAAAGGTAGAGGGAACCGTGATCGCGTCAGCCTGATCGTAGATGGCCTCTTCGCGCACCGTATCGCGGGGATCGCTGACGCGCCGGTCCACTCCCCAGCGGCGGTACTCCTCCGCGATCACTTGCTCTTGGTATCGCTGATGCGAGGAGCCGCGATCGCACACGAAAACGCCCCCACGCCGCTGGACGAGTTGTCCTGTCTTGAGCGCCGATCCGGAGATCGCAACGAGAGCGTCGCACTCGGGAAGCCTGCGTAACGTGTACTCGTCGAATAGAAGCGCGTTGGCGTAGCCGGTCTGGTCCGCAAGCCAGTCCGGCAGCAGGCCGTAGCGTCCCAGGATGAACTCGGGTGCGTGAATCCAGGGGAACGTGCCGACCAGATCGCGCGAGAGGCCTTCGCGCTGCACCCGCCGCCATGGCCACGTGGAGTAGATGCGCCGGAGATGACCGCGACGATGGAGCTCCCGAGCCAGGTCGAAGGAATGGAATACGCCAAAAACGGTCTGGACGATGCGCATCGGAGCCAGACCCGAGACTAACAGACCCATCCGGGGCGGCCGACATCCCACCCGGGCACCATCACCCGTTGCTCCGGGCGATGGTGCACCCAAGCGAGATGCGGTTAGGCGCTTACACCTTCGGCAACTGCGTCGTGTTCCAGCCACCACCCAGTGCCTTGATCAGAAGAACACTGGCATCGAGTCGCCGCTGCATGATCACGATTTCATTCCGCTGGTTGTTCAGGGCGGCTGTCTGATACGTGACCACCTGCAGGAACGTATCCACGCCACCCTGGTATCGAATCTCAAACAGGTTCTGCGATTCCTTCGCGGCGGTGGTTGCGGCGCGCTGCTGTTCCGCCTCGGTCTGCAGCACGCGCAACGCAGCTAGATTGTCCTCTACCTGTTGAAACGCGCTCAGCGTGGTCTGACGGTACTCCGCAACCGTTTGGTCGTACTGCGCCTGGCTCAGTTCCTTCAACGACCGGCGGCGGCCCCGGTCATACAGAACCTGCGACAGTTGCGGACCAACCGCGAAGTAGCGAGCAGGGAAGCTGAACCAGTTGAGAAGGGAATTGCCGATGAACCCACCGCTGCCACTGATGGTGAGCGTCGGATAATACGCTGCCTCCGCGATGCCGATCTGCTCGTTGGCGGCAGCCACGCGGCGCTCGTCGGCCGAGATGTCAGGCCGGCGCTCCAGCAGCTCCGAGGGGAGCGCGCCTGGGATGTTGGGCAGATCCGGGGCCTTCAGCGTTGGAGAGGTGGGCGGGATGGTAAGCTCCGCCGGCGCCTTGCCAATGAGCACCGCGATGGCATGTTCGTACTGCGCCCGCTGCTGTTCGAGGTCTGTGCGCTGCACGCGTGCCTGCTGCAATTGGGTTTGTGCCTGCGTGAGATCGCTGTAGGGCGAAACACCGCCCTGGTAGCGATCCTGGGTAAGCTGGACGGCCTGCTGGTAGACCTGGATGGTGCTGTCCAGCAGCGTCTCCTGCGCGTCTGCGCTCCGCAAGCCGAAATAGTCCATGGCGAGTTCAGCATGGAGGCTAAGCCGGGCGTTCTCCAGGTCACCCGCGGCTGCCTGCGCCTCTTCGCGGGCCTGCGTCACGCCACGACGGATGCGACCCCAAAGATCCACCTCGTAGTTCAAGTCCACCGGCAGCGAGAACACAGACACGCCGCTGTTCGCATTGGCTTGGTTGAAGTACGGCTGGTAGACCGAATCCCGAACGCCCTGAAGGCTAGGCGAGATCGCTATCTGCGGCCCGGACTGCGATCGTGCGAAGCCGATCTGAGTGCGAGCCGCACGGAAGTTGGCCTCGGCCGCGACCAGGGTCTGGTTTGCGGTGTCGACCTGCGGCTCCAGCGCATTCAGTTGCGGATCGCCAAACATCGTCCACCAGTCGCCCTTGAGCTGAGCAGCCGAAGGTGTACCGGCCTTCCAACCCTCAAACGATTGAGGTGGTGCCTCCTTGAACGCCGGAGCGGTGGCGGTTGGGGGCGGAGCGGTGTAGTTCGGACCCACGCGGCAACCGCCCACCAGCACAAGGCTGATGCTGGCCACCGCCGTGGCCAACTGGAGTAGGGAACGGTTCATCGCGCACCTCCCTGTGTGTCTGCCGCAGCCGCCGCGCTCACTTTGACGGGTTGGCCTTCTGCCAGCGAATCGGACGGGTTGAGAATGACCGAGTCGGAGGGATGCAGGCCTGCGGTGACCTCGACTGTGGCACCGTAATCATGCCCGATGCGGATCGGCTGCAGGTGGACATGCCCGCTCTGCACCACGCCTACCCGCAAGCCTTCGGAACGGAAGAGCAGTGCATTCGAGGGCAGCGTGAGCGACGCATTCATGGCGGGCACCGGCAGGTGGACGAAGGTATACGCGCCAGGCAATAGGCGCCGGCCCGGATTGTCCAGATCGACCTCAACGCGCAAGGTTCGCGTGGCCGGGTCGATCGAGGTGGCGTTGCGTGCAATGGTGCCCTGGAACTGTTCGCCAGGCAGAGCGTCGCTGGTCACGGTCACGCTGCCGCCATCGTGCACGTCTTGCGTGTAGACCTCAGGCACCGGAACAAAGACGCGCAGCCGATTCACGGACGCCATATGGAACAGCTCGCTATGTGGCGTGTTGCTGTCGCCGGCCTGAATGAGCGACCCGATGTCGACGTTGCGGGCAGTGACGATGCCATCAAAGGGCGCATAGATGCGTTCGAATCCCTGCATCTGCTGCAGCCTTCGCAGGTTCGCCTCGGCTGCTTCCAGCGTCGCCTGGCGGGCGTTCTTGTCGCTCAGCGCCTGGTCGGTTTCCTGCCGCGAAACAGCGTTCTTGGCCAGCAGGTCCTGCCAGCGCTTGGCCGTGACCTCCGCGATCTGCTCGTTGGCCCTTGCCGTGGATACCTGGGCCTGCGCCTGCTCCACCTGCTGATCCACTTCCGGCGTCTGCACCACGGCCAACAGTTGGCCCTTGTGCACGGTAGCGCCAATATCTGCGAACCACTTCTGCAGGTATCCGTCAGTACGTGAGTAGATAGGCGTGTCGATGAATGCCTCGGTGTTTGCCGGCAGCCGAAGCTCCTGGGAACGCGCGCCCAGGGTGGGGTGTGTGACCGAGACAGTCTCGATCGCGTTCTCGCGCGTCTCGGTCTTCAGCGACGACGCCGCCCGCACGCGGCTCAGCAGGCCGAGCGCGATGACCACAACCAGCGCGACACCCGCGACGGCCAGGGCGACAAAAGCTCCGCGGCCCAGCTTACGATTCGGATCGATGGTGACCGTTGGCCCCTCTGCATGGGTGCTGGCCACAGGTTCGTGCTCGCCGGCTTGTGGAGCGCCTTCGGCAGCTACGGCGGCGCGTTGCTGTTCTGTCTCGGACGGGACGGTGCCGCCGGGACGGATATCGTTCGCGTTCGCGCCCTCGTTCATCGCTGGCGTTCTCTCGTGGGAACTCAACGGAGCGTTGCCGCTCTCTGGCCGCGTCAGCGCGTAATCCTCAAAGTCAGGCATGGGCTACTTCTCCGGAAGTGGTACTGTGTGCAGATTCTTTCTTGCCCTTCGCGGCGCCATGCAGCATGGCGAACACGGCCGGCACAAAGGCAAGGGTGGCCACGGTTGCGCAAAGCAGGCCACCAATCACGGCGCGTCCCAGTGGCGCATTCTGCTCGCCGCCTTCGCCCAGGCCCATGGCCATCGGAACCATGCCGATGATCATGGCGAGTGCCGTCATGCATACGGGGCGGAACCGGGTCGCGCCGGCTTCGATCGCCGAAAGAACCGCGTCTCCGTGCTCGTCCAGGCGGATCTTGGCAAAGGAAACAACCAGGATGCTGTTTGCGGTGGCGACGCCCATACACATGATGGCGCCCATGAGCGCGGGCACGCTAAGCGTCGTGTGAGTGACAAATAGGAACAGAACGATGCCGGCCAACGCCGCTGGCAAAGCCGTGATGATGATGAAAGGGTCAAGCCACGACTGGAAGTTGACGACGATCAGCATGTAGACCAGCACGATCGCGAAGACCAGTCCACCCAGCAGCGCGGTGTATGACGTCTTCATCGTCTCGACTTGTCCGCGTAGATCCACAAAGGTGCCGCGCGGCAAAGCCTTGCGATGCCGATCGACAATGCGCTGCACGTCGTTCGCAACAGCACCCAGGTCGCGGCCCTGCACCGAGGCATAAATATCAACGACACGCCGGATGTTGTAGTGGTTTACCACGGCGGCCTCGTGCCCGCGCGAGATGCTGGTCAGGTCGCCCACGATCTCCGGCGTCGTCCGCTGCTGCGAGGTTACGGAGTTGACCGGAATGTTCTGGATGTCCTGCAGCGACGTCATGTTGTACTGCGGGTTTTGCGCGACCAGGTTGTAGTTCACGCCGTTCTTCCAGTTCAGAAAGAACATGGGCGTGAGCTGGAACGAACTGGAGAGGCTGTTCAACATGCTCTGCGAGATGTCGCGGGTGGTATAGCCACCCTGCTCAGCCTTGGTGCGCTCGATGTTCACGTCGAGCGTTGGGTAGTCCAGCGGTTGCTGAATGCGTACGTCGACCAGGCCGGGCACGTTGCGCAGTTCCGAAAGCATGCTTTGCGCCTGCGCGGTAGCGCCTTCCATGTCCGAGCTTTGGAACTGCACGTCGATCGGAGCCGGCAGGCCGAAGTTCAAGATCTGCGTCGTGATATCCGCGGGCAGGAAGTAGAACGTGGTGCCAGGAAACTGCCGGGGCAGCTTCTGCCGCAGCGCCGCAACGTAGTCGGCGGTGGGGTGATGCTTTTCCGTAAGCCCCACGAAAATGTCGCCGTCGCCCGCACCCACGATTCCGTTGGTCAAGTGCATGGTGTTCATGGCGCTGTAGGGCATGCCCAGGTTGTCCAGCACACTTTCAACTTCGCCAGGGGCCACAGTCTCCCGGATAGATTGCTCCACCTGGTCCGCCAGCCGCGCCGTCTCTTCAATGCGGGTGCCAGTCCTGGCGCGAATGTGCAGCGTGAACTGTCCCGAGTCGGAGCTGGGAAAGAAGTCCTGGCCGAGGAAGGGCACCAGCAGCATCGCCAACACGCATCCGCCCAGAAAGACGGGAAGGAATATGCGCCGCGACAGCACCAGCCGAGTCAACAGGAATTCGTAGCCGGAGCGAAGACGTTCGAACCCGCGTTCGAACCCTCGCTGGAAGTTGACCAGGGGATTGCGCGAGGGAGCCGTGTTCTTGTGGCGCAACAGGTACATGGCCAGCGTGGGCACCAGGGTTCGCGACAGGATGTACGACGCGATCATGGCAAAGATGACCGCCTCGGCCAGCGGCGCGAACAGATAGCGCGCAACACCACTCAGAAAGAACATCGGTAGAAACACGATGCAGATACAGAGCGTGGAAACGAGCGCAGGTACAGCGATCTGTGCCGCGCCGTCGAGAATCGCATCCCGCAGTTCGTAGCCCTCTTCCAGGAAGCGCTCAATGTTCTCCAGCGTCACCGTTGCGTCGTCGACCAGGATGCCGACCGCCAGCGCAAGTCCGCCCAGCGTCATCGTGTTGATCGTCTCGCCAAGGAAGCTCAGCACAATCACCGACGTGAGGATCGACAGCGGAATGGAGACCGCGATGATCAGCGTGGATCGCCACGATCCGAGGAAGAGGAGAATCATCAACCCGGTCAGCGAGGCCGCGATCACCGCCTCACGCACCACGCCAGAGATCGCTCCGCGCACGAAGACGCTCTGGTCGTTCAGCGGAGTCAGCTTCAGGCCCGCCGGGGCAATCTGCAGAGCTCGCGGCAATAACTTGTTGATGCCGGTAACAACATCC contains:
- a CDS encoding glycosyltransferase family 4 protein, with translation MRIVQTVFGVFHSFDLARELHRRGHLRRIYSTWPWRRVQREGLSRDLVGTFPWIHAPEFILGRYGLLPDWLADQTGYANALLFDEYTLRRLPECDALVAISGSALKTGQLVQRRGGVFVCDRGSSHQRYQEQVIAEEYRRWGVDRRVSDPRDTVREEAIYDQADAITVPSTFALESFVEMGVPREKLHCIPYGVRLDRFQPVSEPQADTFQVVFVGGVSLRKGFPYLLQAFQRVQHPAKRLRVVGAVSQEMRALLQTLPTEHVEFLGLLPQTELPAILSGSHLFVLPSIEEGLALVQGQAMACGCPVLASTNTGAADLFSDGQEGFIVPIRDIDALTARMQQVADDPELQQRLRAAALLRVQHLGGWHEYGSKWEALLESLTGSGRQPGSPPPTK
- a CDS encoding efflux transporter outer membrane subunit, which translates into the protein MNRSLLQLATAVASISLVLVGGCRVGPNYTAPPPTATAPAFKEAPPQSFEGWKAGTPSAAQLKGDWWTMFGDPQLNALEPQVDTANQTLVAAEANFRAARTQIGFARSQSGPQIAISPSLQGVRDSVYQPYFNQANANSGVSVFSLPVDLNYEVDLWGRIRRGVTQAREEAQAAAGDLENARLSLHAELAMDYFGLRSADAQETLLDSTIQVYQQAVQLTQDRYQGGVSPYSDLTQAQTQLQQARVQRTDLEQQRAQYEHAIAVLIGKAPAELTIPPTSPTLKAPDLPNIPGALPSELLERRPDISADERRVAAANEQIGIAEAAYYPTLTISGSGGFIGNSLLNWFSFPARYFAVGPQLSQVLYDRGRRRSLKELSQAQYDQTVAEYRQTTLSAFQQVEDNLAALRVLQTEAEQQRAATTAAKESQNLFEIRYQGGVDTFLQVVTYQTAALNNQRNEIVIMQRRLDASVLLIKALGGGWNTTQLPKV
- a CDS encoding efflux RND transporter periplasmic adaptor subunit, with protein sequence MPDFEDYALTRPESGNAPLSSHERTPAMNEGANANDIRPGGTVPSETEQQRAAVAAEGAPQAGEHEPVASTHAEGPTVTIDPNRKLGRGAFVALAVAGVALVVVIALGLLSRVRAASSLKTETRENAIETVSVTHPTLGARSQELRLPANTEAFIDTPIYSRTDGYLQKWFADIGATVHKGQLLAVVQTPEVDQQVEQAQAQVSTARANEQIAEVTAKRWQDLLAKNAVSRQETDQALSDKNARQATLEAAEANLRRLQQMQGFERIYAPFDGIVTARNVDIGSLIQAGDSNTPHSELFHMASVNRLRVFVPVPEVYTQDVHDGGSVTVTSDALPGEQFQGTIARNATSIDPATRTLRVEVDLDNPGRRLLPGAYTFVHLPVPAMNASLTLPSNALLFRSEGLRVGVVQSGHVHLQPIRIGHDYGATVEVTAGLHPSDSVILNPSDSLAEGQPVKVSAAAAADTQGGAR
- a CDS encoding efflux RND transporter permease subunit; this translates as MWIVKIALNRPYTFIVLAILILILSPVVILRTPTDIFPNINIPVVAVAWQYTGLNAEEIEGRLTTPYEKALTTLVDNIQHTESTSYNGTSVVKIYLQPGASLDTANAQVTAASQYLLRQLPPGILPPEIINFSASSVPILQIGVSGNNLNEQQLNDIAQNTVRPQLVTVAGAVLPQAYGGKSPQITVSMDQAKMQAKGVSPGDLLNAMNAQNVVMPSGTAKIGPLEYDVRSNAAPHTIDEISLMPIKQVNGAMVYVRDVATVSSGAAYQTNIVRQDGHRGVLLSVLKAGTASTLDVVTGINKLLPRALQIAPAGLKLTPLNDQSVFVRGAISGVVREAVIAASLTGLMILLFLGSWRSTLIIAVSIPLSILTSVIVLSFLGETINTMTLGGLALAVGILVDDATVTLENIERFLEEGYELRDAILDGAAQIAVPALVSTLCICIVFLPMFFLSGVARYLFAPLAEAVIFAMIASYILSRTLVPTLAMYLLRHKNTAPSRNPLVNFQRGFERGFERLRSGYEFLLTRLVLSRRIFLPVFLGGCVLAMLLVPFLGQDFFPSSDSGQFTLHIRARTGTRIEETARLADQVEQSIRETVAPGEVESVLDNLGMPYSAMNTMHLTNGIVGAGDGDIFVGLTEKHHPTADYVAALRQKLPRQFPGTTFYFLPADITTQILNFGLPAPIDVQFQSSDMEGATAQAQSMLSELRNVPGLVDVRIQQPLDYPTLDVNIERTKAEQGGYTTRDISQSMLNSLSSSFQLTPMFFLNWKNGVNYNLVAQNPQYNMTSLQDIQNIPVNSVTSQQRTTPEIVGDLTSISRGHEAAVVNHYNIRRVVDIYASVQGRDLGAVANDVQRIVDRHRKALPRGTFVDLRGQVETMKTSYTALLGGLVFAIVLVYMLIVVNFQSWLDPFIIITALPAALAGIVLFLFVTHTTLSVPALMGAIMCMGVATANSILVVSFAKIRLDEHGDAVLSAIEAGATRFRPVCMTALAMIIGMVPMAMGLGEGGEQNAPLGRAVIGGLLCATVATLAFVPAVFAMLHGAAKGKKESAHSTTSGEVAHA